In Pithys albifrons albifrons isolate INPA30051 chromosome 8, PitAlb_v1, whole genome shotgun sequence, a single window of DNA contains:
- the PECR gene encoding peroxisomal trans-2-enoyl-CoA reductase produces the protein MAAGRALLAPGLLRGRVAIVTGGGTGIGKAIAADLLALGCNVVIASRKFDRLKAAAEELNNRFSSMSPIKVTPIQCNIRKEEEVEALVKSTLSLHGKIDFLVNNGGGQFASPSEAIRAKGWNAVIDTNLTGTFYCCKAVYNAWMQEHGGVIVNITAAVRNGFPGMSHTGAARAAVENLTKTLALEWAHSGVRINSVAPGLVFSETAVANYGEQGIMMWLKSIPKVPAKRSAVPEEISPAVCFLLSPAASFITGITMVVDGGQSLYSHTLEIPDHDRWPAPPEGKNSEMLKKLLSGEFKAKL, from the exons ATGGCGGCGGGGCGCGCACTGCTGGCGCCGGGACTGCTCCGAGGGAGGGTCGCCATCGTCACCGGCGGCGGCACCGGCATCGGCAAGGCCATCGCCGCCGACCTGCTGGCCCTAG GTTGCAATGTGGTTATTGCCTCTCGTAAATTTGACCGGTtaaaagctgctgcagaagaACTAAATAATAGATTTTCTTCCATGAGTCCTATCAAAGTGACTCCCATACAGTGCAATATCCGCAAGGAAGAAGAG GTAGAAGCTTTGGTGAAGTCTACACTGAGTCTGCATGGGAAGATTGACTTCCTGGTGAATAATGGAGGGGGCCAATTTGCAAGTCCTTCTGAAGCCATCCGTGCAAAAGGCTGGAATGCTGTGATAGACACGAATCTGACAGGGACCTTTTATTGCTGCAAAGCAG TGTACAATGCCTGGATGCAGGAACATGGAGGAGTCATTGTCAACATTACTGCTGCCGTGAGAAATGGGTTTCCTGGAATGTC GCACACGGGAGCTGCAAGAGCTGCAGTGGAAAACCTAACCAAGACCTTAGCATTAGAGTGGGCTCATAGCGGAGTAAGAATCAACAGTGTTGCTCCT GGACTTGTATTTTCCGAAACTGCTGTTGCAAACTATGGAGAGCAAGGTATAATGATGTGGTTAAAGAGCATACCAAAGGTTCCTGCCAAGAGGTCAGCAGTTCCTGAGGAG ATCTCCCCTGCAGTGTGTTTCCTACTATCTCCAGCTGCTTCTTTCATAACTGGAATAACCATGGTGGTGGATGGCGGCCAAAGTTTATACAGTCATACACTAGAAATACCTG atCATGACAGATGGCCTGCAccaccagaaggaaaaaattctgaaatgttgAAAAAGCTGCTTTCCGGCGAGTTCAAGGCAAAGCTGTAA